A stretch of Acidimicrobiales bacterium DNA encodes these proteins:
- a CDS encoding 5'/3'-nucleotidase SurE yields MRILVTNDDGIDSIGLHVLARAMKPFGDVVIVAPDKEYSGYGAAIGSIWLMRPEVHRTDVDGIDEAWSVTAAPALCAMFGRLGAFGDIDLVVSGINPGANVGRSVYHSGTVGACLTARNGGINSVAVSQSVDSWGVEGQAMEDVLTGQEWQGAADVAALVVEQLVADLPTHPVVVNINVPNRPAAEMEGWKRTDVGSAPPRSMAKANLTPKVGHDDTYHVEMSWGDALQTPESDDTGAVMAGFASITWLGALESVEPDPRVAERAEGALHDFFH; encoded by the coding sequence GTGCGCATTCTGGTCACCAACGACGACGGCATCGACTCCATCGGCCTGCATGTCCTCGCCCGGGCGATGAAGCCCTTCGGCGACGTCGTGATCGTGGCGCCGGACAAGGAGTACTCCGGCTACGGCGCCGCCATCGGTTCGATCTGGCTCATGAGGCCCGAGGTGCACCGCACCGACGTCGACGGGATCGACGAGGCCTGGTCGGTCACCGCGGCGCCGGCCCTGTGCGCGATGTTCGGCCGGCTCGGCGCGTTCGGCGACATCGATCTGGTCGTGTCGGGGATCAATCCCGGCGCCAACGTCGGTCGCAGCGTGTACCACTCGGGCACCGTCGGCGCCTGTCTCACCGCCCGCAACGGTGGCATCAACTCCGTCGCCGTGAGCCAGTCCGTCGACAGCTGGGGCGTCGAGGGCCAGGCCATGGAAGACGTCCTGACCGGCCAGGAGTGGCAGGGCGCCGCCGACGTCGCCGCCCTCGTGGTCGAGCAGCTCGTCGCCGACCTGCCTACGCATCCGGTCGTCGTCAACATCAACGTGCCGAACCGGCCCGCCGCCGAAATGGAGGGCTGGAAACGCACCGACGTCGGCAGCGCGCCACCTCGGTCGATGGCGAAGGCGAACCTGACCCCCAAGGTCGGACACGACGACACCTACCACGTCGAGATGTCGTGGGGCGATGCGCTGCAGACGCCGGAGAGCGACGACACCGGCGCAGTGATGGCCGGCTTCGCGTCGATCACCTGGCTCGGCGCGCTCGAGTCCGTCGAGCCGGATCCCCGTGTCGCCGAGCGGGCCGAGGGCGCGCTCCACGACTTCTTCCACTGA
- a CDS encoding phosphotransferase yields the protein MVASEGTVTPAIIADPAEVTGHWLQRVLAANGHDVEIVSISRESVGTGQMAHNERYKLTYAGDAGDAPASVVIKFPSPSEESRAAGAAGGYRNEVRFYTDLAPDLAVVVPDCLYGAVADDSTVFTLVLEDLAPARQGDQIAGAPDEQVLLAVENLAGLHAPRWDDPTLDDIEWLQASGADAIAYIEMITPMFVDRYQARLSDDARTMVETFAANIGNWIEREPAARTLVHGDYRLDNLMFASAYGGAPVSTVDWQTIGVAAGGRDVGYLLGNSAEPEDRRRHEPEALERYRVAMAAAGVELTPDEVMDQYRHGSFQGPFVTMLGSILVGQTDRGDDMFMAMIERAAAQILDLDALDIIT from the coding sequence ATGGTTGCGTCAGAAGGAACGGTCACGCCGGCGATCATCGCCGACCCCGCCGAGGTCACCGGCCACTGGCTCCAGCGGGTGCTGGCGGCGAACGGGCACGATGTCGAGATCGTCTCGATCAGCCGCGAGTCCGTGGGCACCGGACAGATGGCCCACAACGAGCGCTACAAGCTCACGTATGCCGGCGACGCCGGTGACGCGCCCGCCTCCGTCGTGATCAAGTTCCCGTCCCCGAGCGAGGAGAGCCGCGCCGCGGGGGCGGCGGGCGGCTATCGCAACGAGGTCCGCTTCTACACCGATCTCGCGCCGGATCTCGCGGTCGTCGTCCCCGACTGTCTGTACGGCGCGGTCGCGGACGACTCCACCGTGTTCACCCTGGTGCTCGAGGACCTCGCCCCGGCCCGCCAGGGCGATCAGATCGCGGGCGCACCGGACGAACAGGTCCTCCTCGCGGTCGAGAACCTCGCCGGTCTCCATGCGCCGCGTTGGGACGATCCCACCCTCGACGACATCGAATGGCTGCAGGCCAGCGGGGCCGACGCGATCGCCTACATCGAGATGATCACGCCGATGTTCGTCGATCGCTATCAGGCCCGGCTGTCGGACGACGCCCGCACGATGGTCGAGACCTTCGCGGCGAACATCGGCAACTGGATCGAGCGCGAGCCGGCGGCCCGCACCCTGGTTCACGGCGACTATCGGCTCGACAACCTCATGTTCGCGTCGGCCTACGGCGGGGCACCGGTGAGCACCGTCGACTGGCAGACGATCGGCGTGGCCGCCGGTGGTCGCGATGTCGGCTACCTCCTCGGCAACAGCGCCGAGCCCGAGGACCGGCGACGCCACGAGCCCGAGGCACTCGAGCGCTACCGCGTCGCGATGGCCGCCGCAGGGGTGGAGCTCACCCCCGACGAGGTGATGGACCAGTACCGCCACGGCTCGTTCCAGGGCCCGTTCGTCACGATGCTGGGCTCGATCCTGGTCGGTCAGACGGACCGGGGCGACGACATGTTCATGGCGATGATCGAGCGGGCCGCGGCTCAGATCCTCGATCTCGACGCGCTCGACATCATCACCTGA
- a CDS encoding acetoacetate--CoA ligase, translating to MTLEGRPDGPRRAEPVWRPSPERVAAANLTAFARAVGHDDYESLHAWSVADTAGFWSAAWDRLGVIGDRGARVIVGGDHLTDTRFFPDARLNVAENLLSHTGSEPAMVFHSEDGSIRRTIGRDELRTMVGQLQTAMRRAGVGEGDRVVVWLPNIPETYAVMLAAASIGATFSSTSPDFGVDGVVDRFGQIEPTLLFACDAYLYGGTVHDRLAPLAEIRAQLPTLEQVVVVPFFGEGGTGDIPDALTLDAFVDGIEPREPDFVRLPFDHPWYVLFSSGTTGKPKCIVHRAGGVLLKHLVEHQLHCDIRPGDRVFYFTTAGWMMWNWLASALASGATLVLYDGSPFHPDGNRLFDLADETGITLFGTSAKFIEALGKSALSPADTHDLAALRTLTSTGSTLVAEGFVTVHERIKRDLHLASISGGTDLCGCLVLGDPTGPVHAGEIQRPALGLDIDVVDEVGNRLPPGVRGELVCRNAFPSMPLGFHDDPGDERYRAAYFERIPGVWHQGDFAEWTAAGGVVIHGRSDATLNPGGVRIGTAEIYRQVDKVPGVVEAIVIGQEVDGDTRVVLFVVLEEGRTLDDDLADEIRAVVRAGATPRHVPAVIGQVPEIPRTRSGKIVELGVRAVVHGDAVQNTEALANPDALEHFRNHPALAD from the coding sequence ATGACGCTGGAAGGTCGCCCTGATGGCCCGCGACGGGCTGAACCGGTGTGGCGGCCGTCGCCGGAGCGGGTCGCCGCCGCGAACCTGACCGCGTTCGCCCGGGCGGTCGGACACGACGACTACGAATCGCTCCACGCGTGGTCGGTCGCGGACACGGCCGGCTTCTGGTCGGCCGCGTGGGATCGGCTCGGCGTCATCGGCGACCGGGGCGCTCGGGTCATCGTCGGTGGCGACCATCTCACCGACACCCGGTTCTTCCCCGACGCCCGACTCAACGTGGCCGAGAACCTCCTGTCCCACACCGGGTCCGAACCCGCGATGGTCTTCCACAGTGAGGACGGATCGATCCGGCGCACGATCGGCCGCGACGAGCTCCGCACGATGGTCGGGCAGCTCCAGACCGCCATGCGGCGCGCCGGCGTCGGCGAGGGCGACCGTGTCGTCGTCTGGCTGCCGAACATCCCCGAGACGTATGCCGTGATGCTCGCCGCCGCGTCGATCGGGGCGACGTTCTCGTCGACGTCGCCGGACTTCGGGGTCGACGGTGTCGTCGACCGGTTCGGACAGATCGAGCCCACACTGCTCTTCGCCTGCGATGCCTATCTCTACGGCGGGACGGTCCACGATCGGCTGGCGCCGCTGGCGGAGATACGGGCGCAGCTGCCGACACTCGAGCAGGTGGTGGTCGTCCCGTTCTTCGGCGAGGGCGGGACCGGTGACATCCCCGACGCCCTCACGCTCGATGCATTCGTGGACGGGATCGAGCCTCGCGAGCCCGACTTCGTTCGCCTTCCGTTCGATCACCCGTGGTACGTCCTGTTCAGCTCCGGCACCACGGGCAAGCCGAAGTGCATCGTCCATCGCGCCGGCGGGGTGCTGCTGAAACACCTGGTGGAGCACCAGTTGCACTGCGACATCCGCCCCGGCGACCGGGTCTTCTACTTCACGACCGCCGGGTGGATGATGTGGAACTGGCTCGCGTCCGCCCTGGCGAGCGGGGCCACGCTCGTGCTCTACGACGGGTCGCCGTTCCACCCCGACGGCAACCGCCTCTTCGACCTCGCCGACGAGACCGGGATCACGCTCTTCGGGACGTCGGCCAAGTTCATCGAAGCGCTCGGGAAGTCCGCCCTCTCCCCCGCCGACACCCACGACCTCGCGGCGCTGCGCACCCTCACCTCGACCGGTTCGACACTCGTCGCCGAAGGCTTCGTGACGGTCCACGAGCGGATCAAGCGCGATCTCCACCTCGCCTCGATCTCCGGCGGGACCGACCTCTGCGGCTGCCTCGTCCTCGGCGATCCGACGGGCCCCGTCCACGCCGGCGAGATCCAGCGACCGGCCCTCGGCCTCGACATCGATGTGGTCGACGAAGTCGGCAATCGCCTCCCGCCGGGCGTGCGGGGCGAGCTCGTCTGCCGCAACGCCTTCCCTTCGATGCCACTCGGATTCCACGACGACCCAGGCGACGAGCGCTACCGCGCCGCCTACTTCGAGCGGATTCCGGGAGTGTGGCACCAGGGCGACTTCGCCGAGTGGACCGCTGCCGGGGGCGTCGTCATCCACGGTCGCAGCGACGCGACCCTCAATCCGGGCGGCGTCCGCATCGGCACGGCGGAGATCTACCGCCAGGTCGACAAGGTGCCGGGCGTCGTCGAGGCGATCGTGATCGGTCAGGAGGTCGACGGCGACACCCGCGTGGTCCTCTTCGTCGTCCTCGAGGAGGGCCGCACGTTGGACGACGACCTCGCCGACGAGATCCGGGCGGTCGTCCGTGCCGGTGCCACGCCCCGCCACGTCCCTGCGGTCATCGGTCAGGTCCCGGAGATCCCCCGGACCCGCAGCGGCAAGATCGTCGAGCTGGGCGTGCGCGCCGTGGTCCACGGCGATGCGGTGCAGAACACCGAGGCGCTCGCGAACCCCGACGCGCTGGAGCACTTCCGGAACCACCCCGCGCTGGCGGACTGA
- the rarD gene encoding EamA family transporter RarD — translation MNRGVLIGASAYVLWGLSPIYWRLVDDVGSLDVVLARTVATAFLLLALHVGGRTFTRMRSHIADRRAAGMFVLSATLLGGNWLIFVWAVTNERVIETSLGYFINPLLSVVLGVLVLGERLRVGSMVAVAIAAVGVMILTIDVGSLPWVSLSLAASFAAYGLIRKTSPAGSLDGLTLEMLALVPIALVALAIRAAMGDGIAGVSVPGRDLWLLGAGVMTGAPLLLFANAARRIELWLVGMLQFIAPTLQFILGAVVWNEPWSGGQVVGFVFIWSALGVFVVDQVRSARGQVMMSSASRSRI, via the coding sequence ATGAACCGTGGCGTGCTGATCGGGGCCTCGGCCTATGTCCTCTGGGGATTGTCGCCGATCTACTGGCGGTTGGTCGACGATGTCGGCTCGCTCGACGTGGTGCTCGCCCGGACCGTGGCGACCGCGTTCCTGCTCCTCGCCCTCCACGTCGGCGGACGGACCTTCACCCGGATGCGGTCCCACATCGCCGACCGGCGAGCCGCCGGGATGTTCGTCCTGAGCGCCACGTTGCTCGGCGGGAACTGGCTGATCTTCGTGTGGGCCGTCACCAACGAACGGGTCATCGAGACGAGCCTCGGCTATTTCATCAACCCGCTGCTGTCGGTCGTGCTCGGTGTCCTCGTGCTCGGCGAACGGCTCCGGGTCGGTTCGATGGTCGCCGTCGCGATCGCCGCGGTCGGCGTCATGATCCTGACGATCGACGTGGGTTCGCTTCCGTGGGTGTCGCTCAGCCTCGCCGCGTCGTTCGCGGCGTACGGCCTGATCCGAAAGACCTCCCCGGCCGGTTCGCTGGACGGGCTCACCCTCGAGATGCTCGCCCTCGTGCCCATCGCCCTCGTCGCGCTGGCGATCCGTGCCGCCATGGGCGACGGGATCGCGGGCGTGTCCGTGCCGGGTCGGGACCTGTGGCTGCTCGGCGCCGGCGTGATGACCGGGGCGCCCCTGCTCCTGTTCGCCAACGCGGCCCGCCGGATCGAGCTCTGGCTCGTCGGCATGCTCCAGTTCATCGCGCCGACCCTGCAGTTCATCCTGGGCGCGGTCGTCTGGAACGAGCCGTGGAGCGGCGGTCAGGTCGTCGGCTTCGTCTTCATCTGGAGCGCGCTCGGCGTCTTCGTGGTCGACCAGGTGCGCTCGGCCCGGGGTCAGGTGATGATGTCGAGCGCGTCGAGATCGAGGATCTGA
- a CDS encoding ABC-F family ATP-binding cassette domain-containing protein, translating to MLTASGLARSYGPRTLFEDVTLELSPGRRIALVGGNGTGKTSLIEILVGAEVPDAGTITKPRDMVLGYLPQDLVDTATGSVMEEVLAGAGELTAMSDRLRELEALMGDPDADQDTVLAEYGEVQGRFESMGGYALEAEAHKVLAGLGFKPDAAERPVRELSGGWRMRVALARLLLAKPDILVLDEPTNHLDVDSVAWLEQQLANWSGALLFVSHDRDFIDAVANRVVELAEGTSLEYTGGFAEFVVQREERLQRIEAAAARQAREIAKVEQFIDRFRYKATKARQVQSRIKTLEKLDKIEVPTRKELVARFAFPEPPRSSRTVAEFHDATVGYEAGVPVVSNVNLAIERGQTVALVGPNGGGKTTLLKLILGELEATHGSAELGNNVSIATFHQHQADELDLDKMVIEAFSGGIDPGKRNLRTVLGSFGFPGDAADRYIRDLSGGERTRLALARTMIEPVNLLVLDEPTNHLDLPSCDVLEDALTAYPGTVLLVTHDRHLIRNVADALIEIRDGTATWHDGVPDEVLTPPDPAKVFSGRGLSADGGRAAASPPSRKTDQRVEKRRETAQSRQATADLRKRVRKLEKDLEIAEAKVVELHDQLADPEIYDQPEEVHRLATLHDDAKDLAARLTDEWAAAAEDLESTED from the coding sequence ATGCTCACGGCCTCCGGACTCGCGCGCTCCTACGGACCCCGGACCCTCTTCGAGGACGTCACCCTCGAGCTGTCGCCCGGGCGCCGCATCGCGCTCGTCGGTGGGAACGGCACGGGCAAGACGTCGCTCATCGAGATCCTCGTCGGCGCGGAGGTCCCGGACGCCGGAACGATCACCAAGCCCCGCGACATGGTGCTCGGCTACCTCCCTCAGGACCTCGTCGACACGGCAACCGGGTCCGTCATGGAGGAGGTGCTCGCCGGCGCCGGCGAGCTCACCGCGATGTCCGATCGCCTCCGGGAACTCGAAGCGCTCATGGGCGACCCCGATGCCGACCAGGACACGGTGCTGGCCGAGTACGGCGAGGTACAGGGACGGTTCGAGTCGATGGGCGGCTACGCCCTCGAGGCCGAGGCGCACAAGGTGCTCGCCGGCCTCGGCTTCAAGCCCGACGCCGCCGAGCGACCGGTGCGCGAACTGTCCGGCGGCTGGCGCATGCGTGTCGCCCTCGCCCGCCTGCTGCTCGCCAAACCGGACATCCTCGTGCTGGACGAGCCGACCAACCATCTTGACGTCGACTCCGTCGCGTGGCTCGAACAGCAGCTCGCGAACTGGTCGGGCGCGCTCCTGTTCGTCAGCCACGATCGTGACTTCATCGACGCCGTGGCGAACCGCGTCGTCGAACTCGCCGAGGGCACCTCGCTCGAGTACACGGGCGGGTTCGCCGAGTTCGTCGTGCAGCGCGAGGAACGTCTCCAACGCATCGAGGCCGCCGCCGCCCGCCAGGCCCGTGAGATCGCGAAGGTCGAGCAGTTCATCGATCGCTTCCGCTACAAGGCCACCAAGGCCCGCCAGGTGCAGAGCCGTATCAAGACCCTCGAGAAGCTCGACAAGATCGAGGTGCCCACCCGCAAGGAGCTCGTCGCCCGGTTCGCCTTTCCGGAGCCGCCCCGCTCGTCGCGCACGGTGGCCGAGTTCCACGACGCGACCGTCGGGTACGAGGCCGGGGTTCCTGTGGTCAGCAACGTCAACCTCGCGATCGAGCGCGGGCAGACCGTCGCGCTCGTCGGCCCGAACGGCGGCGGCAAGACCACGCTGCTCAAGCTGATCCTCGGCGAACTCGAAGCGACGCACGGCTCGGCCGAGCTGGGGAACAACGTGTCGATCGCCACGTTCCACCAGCACCAGGCCGACGAGCTCGACCTCGACAAGATGGTGATCGAGGCGTTCTCCGGCGGCATCGACCCGGGCAAGCGCAATCTCCGCACGGTGCTCGGATCGTTCGGCTTCCCCGGCGACGCCGCCGACCGCTACATCCGGGACCTCTCGGGCGGTGAGCGGACCCGGCTCGCCCTGGCCCGCACCATGATCGAGCCCGTCAACCTCCTCGTGCTCGACGAGCCGACCAACCATCTCGACCTGCCGAGCTGCGACGTGTTGGAGGACGCCCTCACCGCGTATCCGGGCACGGTCCTGCTCGTCACCCACGACCGCCACCTGATCCGCAACGTGGCCGATGCCCTGATCGAGATCCGCGACGGCACGGCGACCTGGCACGACGGGGTGCCCGACGAGGTCCTCACGCCGCCCGATCCGGCGAAGGTCTTCAGCGGTCGGGGTCTGTCCGCCGACGGCGGGCGTGCCGCGGCCAGCCCGCCGAGCCGGAAGACGGACCAGCGAGTCGAGAAGCGACGCGAGACCGCGCAGTCCCGCCAGGCGACCGCGGACCTCCGCAAGCGGGTCAGGAAGCTCGAGAAGGACCTGGAGATCGCGGAGGCGAAGGTCGTCGAGCTCCACGACCAGCTGGCCGATCCGGAGATCTACGACCAACCGGAGGAGGTCCACCGGCTCGCCACGCTCCACGACGACGCCAAGGATCTCGCCGCCCGCCTGACCGACGAGTGGGCCGCGGCGGCCGAGGACCTGGAGTCCACCGAGGACTGA
- a CDS encoding response regulator transcription factor, which translates to MATILIAEDDRRVRESLDRALQLEGYEVLTASDGARALELHRDEAPDLLLLDVSMPNVDGLTVCRTVRSKGDDTPILMLTARHEVEDRVAGLDAGADDYLVKPFALEELLARVRARLRTTVVDEGHLTLGDLVVDLEGRRVDRAGRVLELSRTEFDLLEVLVRNAGVVLGRDVLYERVWGGELDIESKTLDVYIGYLRRKLEEGDAPRLVHTVRGMGYVARDDA; encoded by the coding sequence GTGGCCACGATTCTGATTGCCGAGGACGACCGGCGCGTCCGCGAGTCGCTGGACCGCGCCCTGCAGCTGGAGGGATACGAGGTGCTGACCGCGAGCGACGGGGCCCGTGCGCTCGAACTGCACCGTGACGAAGCGCCCGACCTGCTGTTGCTCGACGTGTCGATGCCCAACGTCGACGGCCTCACCGTGTGCCGGACCGTGCGCTCGAAGGGCGACGACACGCCGATCCTCATGCTGACGGCGCGCCACGAGGTCGAGGATCGGGTCGCCGGCCTCGACGCCGGCGCCGATGACTATCTCGTCAAGCCGTTCGCGCTCGAGGAGCTGCTCGCCCGGGTGCGGGCTCGGCTCCGCACGACCGTGGTCGACGAGGGCCATCTCACCCTCGGCGATCTGGTCGTCGATCTCGAAGGACGGCGCGTCGACCGCGCCGGCCGGGTCCTCGAGTTGAGTCGCACGGAATTCGATCTGTTGGAGGTGCTCGTGCGCAACGCGGGCGTCGTGCTCGGCCGCGACGTCCTCTACGAGCGGGTGTGGGGCGGCGAGCTCGACATCGAGTCCAAGACCCTCGATGTCTACATCGGCTACCTCCGCAGGAAGCTCGAGGAGGGTGACGCACCGCGTCTCGTGCACACCGTTCGAGGGATGGGCTACGTCGCCCGGGACGACGCATGA
- a CDS encoding alpha/beta hydrolase — MASIDVSTGMNLEYDVRGEGEPILFVMGLAGQLIDWPEEFVDLFVDEGYQVIRFDNRDIGLSTQTNGEPPSQNRVLAAMIRRRALKNVGYTVEDMAADAAALLEALGTGPAHVVGASMGGMITQAMAINHPSKVRSICSIMSNTSDKKNGGVAFSLMAKLGRRPAPTLENAVDESVVLFRAISGDHFDEEEHRKRSQEGVSRSFTPAGVARQTAAIAGSPDRTARLGKVTVPALVVHGLQDPLVKPSGGIATAKAIPGSRLLMFGDMGHDLPRPRWLELRDAILTNIRRAG, encoded by the coding sequence ATGGCTTCCATCGACGTTTCCACCGGCATGAACCTCGAGTACGACGTCCGGGGCGAGGGCGAGCCCATCCTCTTCGTCATGGGTCTCGCCGGCCAGCTCATCGACTGGCCCGAGGAGTTCGTCGACCTCTTCGTGGACGAGGGCTACCAGGTCATCCGGTTCGACAACCGCGACATCGGTCTCTCCACCCAGACCAACGGGGAACCGCCGAGCCAGAACCGCGTGCTGGCGGCCATGATCCGTCGCCGGGCACTGAAGAACGTCGGGTACACGGTCGAGGACATGGCCGCGGACGCAGCCGCCCTGCTGGAGGCGCTCGGCACCGGCCCCGCCCATGTGGTCGGCGCGTCGATGGGCGGCATGATCACGCAGGCGATGGCGATCAACCATCCGTCCAAGGTGCGCAGCATCTGCTCGATCATGAGCAACACCAGCGACAAGAAGAACGGCGGGGTCGCGTTCTCCCTGATGGCCAAGCTCGGACGCCGACCCGCACCGACCCTCGAGAACGCGGTGGACGAGTCCGTCGTCCTCTTCCGCGCCATCAGCGGCGATCACTTCGACGAGGAAGAACACCGCAAGCGCAGCCAGGAGGGCGTCAGCCGCAGCTTCACGCCGGCCGGGGTCGCCCGGCAGACGGCCGCGATCGCGGGAAGCCCCGATCGCACGGCGCGGCTCGGCAAGGTGACCGTGCCCGCCCTCGTGGTCCACGGCCTCCAGGACCCGCTGGTGAAGCCCTCGGGCGGCATCGCCACCGCGAAGGCGATCCCGGGTTCACGCCTGCTGATGTTCGGCGACATGGGCCACGATCTGCCGCGCCCGCGCTGGCTCGAGCTGCGCGACGCCATCCTCACCAACATCCGCCGCGCCGGGTGA